The Halomicronema hongdechloris C2206 genome includes a window with the following:
- a CDS encoding lysophospholipid acyltransferase family protein: MVYLSAFTMIHPDTHDFATMTPQISRFSPWLTPLVYCLGNRLVLPAYFGTIRIHGIENLPQQGPVILAPTHRSRWDALLVPYAFRRAGQNRYLRFMVTADEVRGIQGWFIRRLGGFAINVSRPTIASLRHGIELLQQQEPLVIFPEGGIFRDEQVHPLKPGLARLALQAESLQADLGIHIVPVSMRYGEAMPSWGCEVTVEFGRPLLVRDYLPSHQHGTLKAAAQRLTQALQAKLTTLHTSECPKPLTLTT, from the coding sequence ATGGTCTACCTTTCCGCATTTACCATGATCCATCCCGATACCCATGACTTTGCCACGATGACGCCCCAGATCTCTCGCTTTTCTCCATGGCTGACGCCACTAGTCTATTGCTTGGGCAATCGCCTGGTACTACCTGCCTACTTCGGAACTATTCGTATCCATGGCATAGAGAATTTGCCGCAGCAGGGACCGGTGATTTTGGCCCCGACTCATCGCTCCCGCTGGGATGCCCTATTGGTTCCCTATGCCTTCCGGCGGGCTGGCCAAAACCGTTATTTGCGCTTCATGGTGACTGCCGATGAAGTACGGGGAATTCAGGGATGGTTTATCCGGCGATTAGGCGGATTTGCCATTAATGTGAGTCGCCCTACCATTGCTAGCCTGCGTCACGGTATTGAGCTTCTGCAACAGCAAGAACCCCTGGTCATTTTCCCGGAGGGAGGGATCTTCCGTGATGAGCAGGTTCATCCCCTCAAGCCAGGATTAGCCCGGCTTGCCCTGCAGGCAGAGTCTCTGCAAGCTGATTTGGGCATACATATCGTGCCGGTCAGTATGCGTTATGGTGAGGCAATGCCCTCTTGGGGCTGTGAGGTGACTGTAGAGTTTGGTCGGCCTTTATTGGTTCGTGATTACCTACCGTCACACCAACATGGAACCCTGAAAGCAGCGGCGCAACGACTCACTCAGGCTTTGCAAGCAAAGTTGACGACGTTGCATACGTCGGAATGCCCTAAGCCTTTGACCTTGACCACTTAG
- a CDS encoding TetR/AcrR family transcriptional regulator, producing MAKSRPKRTYHHGDLQQALIDAALGLIAEKQDVHTLSLREVARRVGVSQAAPYRHFADKEALLAAVAEEGFHQLLVDLQDSMVTPAADPLAALQASGVAYVQFAVSHPAHYRVMFGAFQVDNATYPALHAVGCQTFAVLVDAIATGQQAGQIITGDPQTLARVAWSLVHGLAMLVIDGQISLTQGQDIAALASFTTQSLIQGIQR from the coding sequence ATGGCCAAATCTCGACCTAAGCGCACTTATCACCACGGAGATCTACAACAAGCGCTGATTGATGCCGCTTTGGGATTGATTGCGGAGAAACAGGATGTCCACACCCTATCTCTACGGGAAGTGGCCCGTCGGGTGGGGGTATCCCAGGCGGCTCCCTACCGTCACTTTGCCGATAAGGAAGCTCTCCTGGCTGCAGTCGCCGAGGAGGGATTTCATCAACTGTTGGTCGACTTGCAGGACAGTATGGTTACCCCGGCTGCAGATCCGTTGGCAGCCCTGCAGGCCAGTGGGGTCGCCTATGTGCAATTCGCCGTGTCTCATCCGGCCCATTATCGGGTCATGTTTGGGGCATTTCAGGTGGATAACGCTACCTATCCCGCCCTCCATGCCGTCGGCTGCCAGACCTTTGCGGTGCTGGTGGATGCGATCGCAACCGGTCAACAGGCCGGGCAGATCATCACTGGCGATCCTCAGACCCTAGCCAGGGTGGCCTGGTCCTTGGTGCATGGACTGGCCATGCTGGTGATTGACGGCCAGATTTCCCTAACCCAGGGGCAAGATATTGCAGCCCTGGCCAGCTTCACCACCCAATCGCTGATCCAGGGCATCCAGCGTTAA
- a CDS encoding aspartate ammonia-lyase, whose translation MVESSPQRQETDSMGVRSLPAEAYYGIQTLRALENFPISGLRPLAAYVDACVLIKKAAAMVNGDLGCIPADLSQAIVQAADEILNGALRDQFVVDVYQAGAGTSHHMNVNEVLANRALELLGDQKGNYQRLNPNDHVNYGQSTNDVIPTAIRIGGLLALERTLFPALADAIATLDRNAEGFQAVVRSGRTHLQDAVPVRLGDTFRAWAQILSEHLIRIETASGDLTLLGLGGSAAGTGLNTHPHYRQRVVARLAEFIDQPLRPAPHLMAAMQSMAPFVAVSGALRNLAQDCVKISHDLRLLDSGPKTGLKEIQLPPVQPGSSIMPGKYNPVMAEMTSMVCFQVMGYDSAIALAAQAGQLELNVMMPLIAYNLIHSIELLGNTLAALNHRCLQGIQADRERCLAYAEGSLALVTALNPHIGYLNAAAIAKESLETGKSLRQLVLERGLMSAEDLAQVLDLDTMSQLPGDT comes from the coding sequence ATGGTTGAGTCGTCGCCTCAGCGCCAGGAAACGGATTCTATGGGTGTGCGATCGCTTCCAGCGGAGGCCTATTATGGCATCCAAACTCTACGGGCGTTGGAAAACTTTCCTATCAGCGGTCTGCGCCCCCTAGCTGCCTATGTCGATGCCTGTGTGCTGATCAAGAAGGCGGCGGCCATGGTAAATGGAGACTTGGGCTGTATCCCGGCTGACCTGAGCCAAGCCATCGTGCAGGCGGCAGATGAGATCTTGAATGGGGCCCTGCGGGACCAGTTCGTGGTGGATGTGTATCAGGCCGGGGCAGGTACCTCTCATCATATGAATGTGAATGAGGTGCTGGCGAATCGCGCCCTGGAATTGTTAGGCGACCAGAAGGGAAATTATCAGCGGCTGAATCCCAATGACCATGTCAACTATGGCCAATCTACCAATGATGTGATTCCCACGGCGATTCGCATTGGTGGTCTCTTGGCCCTGGAGCGGACGCTGTTTCCGGCTCTGGCCGATGCGATCGCAACCCTGGATCGCAACGCCGAGGGCTTTCAAGCCGTGGTGCGATCGGGGCGCACCCACCTGCAGGACGCCGTGCCGGTTCGATTGGGAGACACCTTTCGGGCCTGGGCCCAGATCTTGAGTGAACATCTGATTCGCATCGAGACTGCCAGTGGCGACCTGACCCTGTTGGGGTTGGGGGGCAGTGCCGCCGGCACCGGCCTCAACACCCATCCCCACTATCGCCAACGGGTCGTGGCCCGCTTGGCTGAGTTCATCGATCAACCGCTGCGACCGGCCCCCCACTTGATGGCCGCCATGCAGAGTATGGCCCCCTTCGTGGCGGTGTCTGGAGCCCTGCGCAACCTGGCCCAGGACTGCGTTAAGATCTCCCACGATCTGCGCCTGCTGGACTCAGGGCCAAAGACCGGTCTGAAGGAGATTCAACTGCCGCCGGTGCAACCGGGGTCCTCGATCATGCCGGGCAAATACAACCCGGTGATGGCGGAAATGACCTCTATGGTCTGTTTTCAGGTGATGGGCTACGACAGCGCCATCGCCTTGGCCGCCCAGGCTGGACAACTGGAACTGAACGTGATGATGCCCCTGATTGCCTACAACTTGATCCACAGCATTGAGCTCCTAGGCAACACCCTGGCGGCCTTGAATCACCGTTGTCTGCAGGGGATCCAGGCCGATCGGGAGCGTTGTCTGGCCTACGCCGAAGGCAGCCTAGCCTTGGTAACTGCCTTGAATCCTCACATTGGCTATCTCAATGCCGCGGCCATTGCCAAGGAATCCCTGGAAACCGGCAAGTCACTGCGGCAGCTGGTGCTGGAAAGAGGATTGATGTCTGCCGAGGATTTGGCCCAAGTGCTGGATTTAGACACCATGAGCCAGCTGCCGGGGGACACCTAA
- a CDS encoding dual specificity protein phosphatase family protein — MITDWLDVSPAPNYVLTRYMLEPIDVVLQLQSPHFPEELQVQVWTNLPTRFNGDGTWYAIEIPYLETSHGHYRFQGSLRPTSPGDFELTYRVSHRANPEMMQWLAGPRDNAVLRVAPPAPDQEWTQRPNPTEIMPGVYVGNFMAASQAEALGFDAVLNMAEELNPTVGNGIAYGKLACRDGAGHPIPEDHLQAAVAWIEHQLAQGKQRVLVHCRAGIGRSGSVGVAYCFYKHPQWSYAQALDYVWSKKPDVYPHRQLQESLERLFPRAGSRSNK; from the coding sequence ATGATTACCGACTGGCTTGATGTATCTCCCGCCCCCAACTATGTCCTGACCCGCTATATGTTGGAACCCATAGACGTTGTGCTGCAGCTGCAGAGCCCTCATTTTCCTGAGGAGTTGCAGGTGCAAGTCTGGACTAACTTACCCACTCGTTTCAATGGTGACGGGACTTGGTATGCCATCGAAATTCCTTACCTAGAGACTAGCCATGGCCACTACCGGTTTCAAGGCAGCCTACGCCCCACTAGCCCTGGTGATTTCGAGTTGACCTATCGGGTCAGCCACCGGGCCAATCCCGAGATGATGCAGTGGCTGGCTGGCCCCCGTGACAATGCTGTCCTGCGAGTGGCTCCGCCAGCCCCAGATCAAGAATGGACCCAACGGCCCAATCCCACCGAAATCATGCCCGGGGTATATGTGGGGAACTTTATGGCGGCTTCTCAGGCGGAAGCGCTTGGGTTCGATGCCGTCCTCAATATGGCAGAGGAGTTAAATCCTACCGTGGGCAATGGCATTGCCTATGGCAAATTAGCCTGCCGAGATGGTGCTGGCCACCCGATTCCAGAGGACCATTTGCAAGCGGCCGTAGCCTGGATTGAGCACCAGCTAGCTCAGGGCAAACAACGAGTCTTGGTCCATTGTCGGGCTGGTATTGGTCGTAGCGGGTCGGTTGGGGTGGCTTACTGCTTTTACAAACACCCCCAGTGGAGTTATGCCCAAGCCCTAGACTACGTCTGGAGCAAAAAGCCAGATGTGTATCCCCATCGCCAGTTGCAGGAGAGTCTAGAGCGATTATTTCCCCGCGCTGGTAGCCGCTCAAATAAATAA
- a CDS encoding response regulator, with protein sequence MVQRLRQNLNCDSSHAVVSAAIASAPQLWVVGATAPFNQRVSAAALAMGLRCTVVATPSQALALLRTQLPAGVLLWIDQATLDIGMTLLDALTDHGEHIPSLLVTDTQDFQQRLQMVQRGADRLLLPSISPQHALEIIQESLHTTGAAHKVLILDDDSQVLELLQAVLSPWGFQLTTLADPTQLLPTLEAVRPRLLVLDVEMPQINRLEICRVLRADDRWRQLPILILTVHEDIPTQQQAFQVGVDDFISKPVMAADLANRILNRLQRVQAQESS encoded by the coding sequence TTGGTACAGCGGCTGCGCCAGAATTTAAACTGCGATTCTAGCCATGCGGTGGTCTCAGCTGCGATCGCAAGTGCGCCCCAACTTTGGGTCGTGGGCGCAACTGCCCCCTTCAACCAGCGGGTGTCTGCAGCAGCCTTGGCAATGGGCCTCCGCTGTACCGTCGTCGCTACCCCTAGCCAAGCCCTGGCCTTACTGCGAACCCAGCTCCCCGCTGGGGTCTTACTCTGGATCGATCAAGCTACCCTTGACATTGGAATGACCCTGTTGGATGCCCTCACCGATCACGGCGAACACATCCCGTCATTGCTGGTCACCGATACCCAGGATTTTCAACAACGACTGCAGATGGTGCAACGGGGAGCTGATCGACTGCTCCTCCCATCGATCTCGCCTCAACATGCCCTTGAAATCATCCAGGAAAGCTTACACACAACGGGTGCAGCCCACAAAGTCCTCATCTTAGACGATGACTCCCAAGTCTTAGAGCTGCTGCAAGCGGTGCTTTCTCCCTGGGGATTTCAGCTGACGACCCTAGCCGATCCCACCCAGCTCTTGCCGACCCTAGAGGCCGTGCGACCCCGCCTGCTGGTGCTGGACGTGGAAATGCCTCAGATCAATCGATTAGAGATTTGCCGTGTCCTTCGGGCCGATGACCGCTGGCGGCAGTTGCCAATTTTAATCCTGACTGTTCATGAAGATATTCCCACCCAGCAACAGGCCTTCCAGGTCGGAGTCGATGATTTCATCAGTAAGCCTGTGATGGCAGCAGATCTGGCCAATCGCATCTTAAATCGACTACAGCGCGTCCAGGCCCAGGAGTCATCTTAG
- a CDS encoding phytoene desaturase family protein produces the protein MTTRPRQDYDLILIGSGIGALTVASLMAQLRHKRVLILERHVVPGGYTHSFKRRGFQWDPGLHYVGQMAAGTGPRNLFDLITQYQVQWTKMPDPFEKFVYPDLTFDVYGDPKRFQADLIARFPQEKQAIRRYFNDIKKGAAALFLHAAQHNGSRLYKGLASLAKLWHGIDLRLTTQDYLDRHFHDPQLKALLASQWLDYGVSPEQSPFALHATIVSHYLQGGYYPVGGPGTLARSVQSVVEAHGGQILLHREVTEILMDQGAVAGVRVRHLKGGDQPMEEYYAPVVVSNAGAYNTYCRLMPSAQARPQCEQLQQFYQAHPPATHVSLYIGFAGDPRQLGFRGENHWIYETIDHQAVDRRQHHWVQGEEPLQVYLSFPSLKDPKASRHTAEVIASADYASFAPWRDQPWLQRDEHYTALKAHIRDTLLALIERHYPGFTALVDYCEVSTPLTNEHFTAHPQGAMYGLPMVVDRFAPQHRAWSRVKTPIPGLYMTGSDVYVLGIMGSVMGALFTTSQLPDSISLPQAFTAAAQAKAKAASSRLQTA, from the coding sequence ATGACCACCCGTCCTCGCCAAGACTACGACTTGATTCTGATTGGCTCCGGCATCGGGGCGCTAACCGTGGCCAGCCTCATGGCTCAACTGCGCCACAAGCGGGTGCTGATTCTAGAGCGCCACGTCGTCCCCGGAGGTTATACCCACAGCTTCAAGCGCCGCGGCTTTCAATGGGATCCAGGACTGCACTATGTCGGGCAAATGGCCGCAGGCACTGGTCCTCGCAACCTATTTGACCTGATTACCCAATACCAGGTGCAGTGGACCAAAATGCCCGACCCCTTCGAAAAATTCGTCTACCCAGACCTAACCTTCGATGTCTACGGTGATCCCAAGCGCTTTCAGGCTGACCTGATTGCCCGGTTTCCCCAGGAAAAACAGGCTATCCGCCGATACTTCAACGACATCAAAAAAGGAGCCGCGGCTCTGTTTCTCCACGCTGCCCAGCACAATGGCTCCCGACTCTATAAAGGGTTGGCTTCTCTGGCCAAACTCTGGCATGGCATTGATCTGCGCCTCACAACCCAAGACTACCTAGACCGCCACTTTCACGATCCCCAACTGAAGGCGTTACTGGCTTCTCAGTGGTTGGACTACGGAGTCTCTCCCGAGCAGAGCCCCTTCGCCCTCCATGCCACCATTGTCAGTCATTATCTCCAGGGCGGCTACTACCCCGTCGGTGGCCCCGGCACCCTTGCCCGCAGTGTGCAATCAGTGGTCGAGGCTCACGGCGGCCAGATACTGCTCCACCGCGAGGTCACTGAAATTCTGATGGATCAGGGCGCTGTTGCCGGGGTCCGGGTCCGTCATCTAAAGGGCGGCGATCAACCGATGGAGGAGTATTACGCCCCCGTGGTGGTGTCCAACGCCGGAGCCTACAACACCTACTGTCGGCTGATGCCCTCTGCCCAGGCTCGACCCCAGTGCGAGCAGCTGCAGCAGTTTTATCAAGCCCACCCCCCTGCTACCCATGTGTCTCTCTATATCGGTTTTGCAGGTGACCCGCGCCAGCTAGGCTTTCGGGGAGAAAATCACTGGATCTATGAAACGATTGACCACCAGGCCGTTGATCGGCGCCAGCATCATTGGGTGCAGGGCGAGGAACCACTGCAGGTCTACCTGTCCTTTCCATCCCTGAAGGATCCTAAAGCCAGCCGCCACACCGCCGAGGTGATCGCCTCAGCCGACTATGCTAGCTTTGCGCCCTGGCGAGATCAGCCCTGGTTGCAGCGGGATGAGCATTACACCGCGCTGAAGGCCCATATCCGCGATACCCTGCTGGCTCTGATTGAGCGTCACTATCCCGGCTTTACGGCCTTAGTTGACTACTGTGAAGTGTCTACTCCCCTGACTAATGAACACTTTACGGCCCACCCCCAAGGGGCGATGTATGGCCTGCCCATGGTTGTCGACCGGTTTGCTCCCCAACACCGAGCTTGGAGCCGGGTCAAAACCCCCATCCCTGGTCTCTATATGACCGGCAGCGATGTCTATGTACTCGGCATCATGGGCAGTGTCATGGGGGCCCTCTTCACCACCAGTCAGCTGCCCGATAGCATTTCCCTGCCCCAGGCTTTTACAGCGGCAGCTCAGGCTAAAGCCAAGGCCGCCTCATCAAGGCTGCAAACTGCTTAG
- a CDS encoding DEAD/DEAH box helicase produces the protein MARIPRLTFDRGTLILHPPPRGKGWIDYALWDDRIERFRIPAHQYRPLVETLRTEGVSFDDAVPGFKALNLQPQVVMAPYPHQQEALQAWTQSGWRGVVVLPTAAGKTYLAQLAMQATPRSTLITVPTLDLMHQWFAHLESTFPDATIGLLGGGSKDRTPILVATYDSAAIHAETLGNCYGLLICDECHHLPSDFNRVIAEYAIAPYRLGLTATPDRADGRHADLDTLLGPVVYHQTAAALSGQALAPYQIIPIKVKLSPQERHQYDQLIQRRNQFLQEANIWLNSAQGWQRFVRASAQSSAGRRAMLAHRQAKTMALGTDGKLRILADLLTQHYPERCLIFTNDNATVYRISQDFLIPAITHQTPVKERHQILQAFRQGDYSTLVVSHVLNEGVDVPEARIAILLSGSGSTREYVQRLGRLLRRGSGNKLALLYEVIAEETTEEAIAFRRRRTTSGAKAAPQQLELVPPPYPEPSVPPPRAAEEATDWPGPNSRRTNEDNSNS, from the coding sequence ATGGCCCGTATCCCCCGACTCACCTTCGACCGTGGTACCCTGATTCTGCATCCACCGCCCCGGGGCAAAGGTTGGATCGACTATGCCCTGTGGGACGATCGCATCGAGCGCTTTCGCATCCCAGCCCACCAGTATCGTCCTTTGGTAGAAACCCTGCGTACCGAGGGGGTTTCCTTCGACGATGCCGTCCCTGGCTTCAAGGCACTCAATCTCCAGCCCCAAGTGGTGATGGCTCCCTACCCTCACCAGCAAGAAGCACTACAGGCCTGGACCCAGAGCGGCTGGCGTGGCGTGGTGGTCTTACCGACGGCTGCCGGCAAGACTTACTTGGCCCAACTGGCTATGCAAGCTACTCCTCGCAGCACCCTGATTACGGTGCCAACGCTGGACTTAATGCACCAGTGGTTCGCCCATCTAGAGTCCACATTTCCCGACGCCACCATCGGCCTCTTGGGAGGCGGATCAAAAGATCGTACCCCCATTCTAGTTGCCACCTACGACAGTGCTGCCATTCACGCTGAAACCCTGGGCAATTGCTATGGTCTCTTGATCTGCGATGAATGCCATCATCTACCCAGTGACTTTAATCGCGTCATCGCTGAATACGCCATTGCTCCCTATCGCCTGGGGCTAACGGCAACCCCCGACCGAGCCGATGGCCGCCATGCCGATCTCGATACCCTACTAGGTCCCGTGGTCTACCACCAAACAGCAGCAGCCCTATCTGGCCAAGCTCTAGCTCCCTATCAGATCATCCCCATCAAGGTAAAGCTATCACCCCAGGAGCGGCACCAGTACGATCAGTTAATTCAGCGGCGCAATCAATTTCTGCAAGAGGCCAATATTTGGCTCAATTCAGCCCAAGGATGGCAACGCTTTGTCCGCGCCAGCGCTCAATCAAGCGCAGGACGCCGAGCCATGCTCGCCCATCGACAGGCTAAAACCATGGCCCTGGGCACCGATGGTAAGTTGCGTATCCTAGCAGATCTGCTAACTCAGCACTATCCCGAGCGCTGCCTAATTTTCACCAACGATAATGCCACAGTCTATCGCATCTCCCAGGATTTCTTAATTCCGGCCATCACCCACCAAACTCCAGTCAAAGAACGCCACCAGATTCTTCAAGCTTTTCGTCAGGGCGACTATTCCACTCTAGTCGTTTCCCATGTCTTAAATGAAGGCGTCGATGTCCCCGAAGCTCGAATCGCGATCTTACTCTCGGGGTCCGGATCGACGCGGGAATATGTGCAGCGACTAGGTCGACTCCTACGGAGGGGCTCAGGTAATAAGTTGGCCCTGCTCTACGAAGTCATTGCTGAGGAAACCACTGAAGAAGCCATTGCTTTCCGCCGTCGTCGGACCACCTCAGGGGCAAAGGCAGCTCCCCAACAACTGGAACTGGTACCGCCTCCCTATCCTGAGCCCTCTGTCCCACCACCTCGAGCCGCTGAAGAGGCCACGGACTGGCCCGGCCCTAACTCTCGTCGAACGAACGAGGATAATTCCAACAGTTGA
- a CDS encoding tetratricopeptide repeat protein, translating into MAEKFDNSVTAEWDAWYGQGSALMAAGHFDGAVAKFDRVLARDPANYYAWVLRGQALCELQAYDASLDSFRVALRLQPKQALAWHGCGVVQAKQGNYQAALQSFDHALDLAEDDPKAWYNRGNALLRLHRYEEALFSFNKAIDHKPESHRAWYNKALALAHLYRYPEALGSLDSAIALKRNCHYAWTYKGLILNKLHQYDQALGCFAKSLKYRKSNPNAWYGQATSYALRGDIPQAADSLRHAIDQSPNLYSVMVQTDPNFTAVLQQPEIQSVLQA; encoded by the coding sequence ATGGCTGAAAAGTTTGATAACTCTGTGACAGCGGAATGGGATGCCTGGTACGGTCAAGGGAGTGCCCTGATGGCGGCAGGTCATTTCGACGGGGCAGTCGCTAAATTTGATCGGGTTTTAGCAAGGGATCCCGCCAATTATTATGCCTGGGTACTGCGGGGCCAAGCCCTCTGTGAATTGCAAGCCTACGACGCTTCCCTAGATAGCTTTCGAGTAGCCCTGCGGCTGCAGCCTAAGCAAGCTCTAGCTTGGCATGGTTGTGGTGTTGTCCAAGCCAAGCAGGGAAACTACCAGGCCGCCCTGCAGAGCTTTGATCATGCCCTAGATTTAGCCGAGGACGACCCAAAAGCCTGGTATAACCGAGGTAACGCCTTGCTACGGCTACATCGCTATGAAGAAGCCCTCTTCAGTTTCAACAAGGCCATCGACCATAAACCAGAAAGCCATCGGGCCTGGTACAACAAAGCCCTAGCCCTGGCCCATCTATACCGTTATCCCGAAGCCCTCGGCAGTCTCGATAGTGCCATTGCCCTAAAGCGCAACTGCCATTACGCCTGGACTTACAAAGGCCTAATTCTCAACAAGCTCCATCAATATGACCAGGCCTTGGGGTGTTTTGCCAAATCCCTCAAATACCGCAAGTCCAATCCTAATGCCTGGTATGGACAGGCCACCTCCTACGCTCTACGAGGCGACATTCCCCAAGCTGCCGATAGCCTGCGTCATGCCATTGACCAAAGTCCAAACCTCTACTCGGTCATGGTTCAAACCGATCCCAATTTCACCGCCGTGCTGCAGCAACCTGAAATTCAGTCAGTACTTCAGGCCTGA
- the rpmF gene encoding 50S ribosomal protein L32, with amino-acid sequence MAVPKKKTSKSKRNMRRAHWNRVAALEAQKALSLGKSILTGRSQGFIYPTDDDDEDED; translated from the coding sequence ATGGCGGTTCCCAAGAAGAAAACCTCGAAATCCAAGCGGAACATGCGGCGCGCTCATTGGAACCGGGTAGCCGCATTGGAAGCACAAAAAGCACTTTCCCTAGGCAAATCCATTCTGACTGGTCGGTCTCAGGGTTTCATCTATCCCACCGATGATGACGACGAGGACGAAGATTAA
- a CDS encoding glycoside hydrolase family 15 protein, translated as MALDGIAVHNQQVRQRLRPTYSLAEVQALRQWLQTKGTFEVPQLDNGLFPAAVVTEQTRYTGYDCVWVRDTAHIAYSHGQQGDEATAYRVADTLMTHFMKQKSRFEAVIDGRISPDNHYERPPVKFIGTTLEELPQPWPQAQNDALGYFLWFYCHLYQQQLTSLAPEVIATLRRFIPYFQAIRYWQDEDHGHWEETPKIQASSIGAVLAGLQALYRWLPLSASERVTWKHLIQQGEQALQIILPAECRQPPPQYRRYDAALLFLIYPLSIVNRAMGRRIVAEVCENLQGAHGIRRYLGDSFWCADYKTKFSPEQRTGDFSQTMAQRDAWLTPGEEAQWCLFDPLLSVIFGRWFQATGNLQDYQRQLYHFNRALGQITADTCEQGSYKCPELYYLQDGHYVSSDATPLLWTQAYVALAFWQLEQNLHHDV; from the coding sequence ATGGCACTAGATGGAATCGCTGTACATAACCAGCAGGTGCGTCAGCGATTGCGCCCTACCTATTCCCTGGCGGAGGTGCAGGCCTTGAGGCAATGGCTGCAAACCAAAGGAACCTTTGAAGTTCCCCAGCTAGACAATGGTCTATTTCCAGCTGCAGTCGTCACCGAGCAAACCCGCTACACTGGCTACGACTGTGTTTGGGTGCGTGATACGGCACACATTGCCTACAGTCATGGGCAGCAAGGGGACGAGGCGACAGCCTACCGGGTTGCCGATACCTTGATGACTCATTTTATGAAACAGAAATCCCGCTTCGAAGCCGTTATCGATGGTCGTATCAGCCCCGATAACCACTACGAGCGCCCCCCGGTTAAATTCATCGGGACTACCCTGGAAGAACTTCCCCAGCCCTGGCCCCAGGCTCAAAATGATGCCCTGGGCTATTTCCTCTGGTTTTACTGCCATCTGTATCAGCAGCAGCTGACCTCCCTAGCTCCTGAGGTTATCGCTACCCTACGACGCTTTATTCCCTATTTCCAGGCCATTCGCTACTGGCAGGATGAGGACCATGGCCATTGGGAAGAAACCCCTAAAATTCAGGCGTCTAGTATCGGAGCTGTGCTGGCTGGGCTGCAAGCACTCTACCGGTGGCTGCCTTTATCTGCCTCTGAGCGAGTTACCTGGAAGCACCTGATTCAACAGGGAGAACAGGCCCTTCAGATCATCCTACCTGCCGAATGCCGTCAACCGCCACCCCAATATCGCCGCTACGATGCCGCCCTACTGTTTTTGATCTATCCCCTGTCGATAGTAAACCGTGCCATGGGCCGACGGATTGTGGCAGAGGTGTGCGAAAACTTGCAAGGAGCCCATGGCATTCGGCGTTATTTGGGAGATTCTTTCTGGTGTGCCGACTACAAGACTAAATTCTCTCCAGAGCAGCGCACGGGGGACTTTAGCCAGACCATGGCACAACGGGATGCCTGGCTAACGCCGGGGGAAGAAGCTCAATGGTGCTTGTTTGATCCACTGCTGTCAGTGATCTTTGGCCGCTGGTTTCAAGCCACTGGCAATCTCCAAGACTATCAGCGGCAGCTCTATCACTTTAATCGAGCTTTGGGGCAAATTACGGCAGACACCTGTGAGCAGGGCAGTTACAAATGCCCAGAACTTTATTATCTACAGGATGGTCACTACGTCTCCAGCGACGCCACCCCTCTGTTGTGGACTCAAGCCTATGTAGCCTTGGCCTTCTGGCAATTGGAGCAGAATTTACACCATGATGTTTGA
- the tadA gene encoding tRNA adenosine(34) deaminase TadA, whose amino-acid sequence MMFESSPVLEDATYLAHCHWMQQALALAATAGTAGDIPVGAVIVGPGDTCLAATANHRQRAADPTAHAEILALRQAGQALGTWHLEQCVLYVTLEPCPMCAGAIILSRLGLLVYGVGDPKAGAIRSVVNLPDSACSNHRLPVLAGILAEPCQRQLSHWFRQRRQA is encoded by the coding sequence ATGATGTTTGAGAGTTCACCGGTCCTAGAGGATGCCACCTATCTAGCCCACTGCCATTGGATGCAGCAGGCTCTAGCGTTGGCGGCAACGGCAGGGACAGCCGGGGATATACCCGTGGGAGCGGTGATTGTAGGTCCCGGTGATACTTGCTTGGCAGCTACCGCCAATCATCGTCAACGGGCGGCTGATCCCACTGCCCATGCCGAAATCTTAGCTCTGCGGCAGGCTGGGCAAGCCCTGGGAACCTGGCATCTAGAGCAATGTGTCCTCTACGTTACCCTAGAACCCTGTCCCATGTGCGCCGGAGCCATTATTCTCAGTCGCCTAGGATTACTGGTCTATGGAGTTGGTGATCCCAAGGCAGGCGCGATTCGTTCGGTGGTCAACTTACCCGACAGCGCCTGTTCCAATCATCGCTTACCGGTTCTAGCCGGGATTTTAGCGGAGCCCTGTCAACGGCAACTCAGCCACTGGTTTCGCCAGCGGCGGCAGGCATAA